The following coding sequences lie in one Arachis hypogaea cultivar Tifrunner chromosome 9, arahy.Tifrunner.gnm2.J5K5, whole genome shotgun sequence genomic window:
- the LOC112710040 gene encoding elongation factor 1-delta encodes MAVTLYDLGSASGLKKLDEYLLTRSYITGYQASKDDLTVYAALSKVPSDEYVNVSRWYKHIDALLRISGVSGEGSGVTVKSSLVAEAVATPPPADSKAAAADDDDDDDVDLFGEETEEEKKAAEERAAALKASGKKKESGKSSVLMDIKPWDDETDMKKLEEAVRGVQMEGLLWGASKLVPVGYGIKKLQIMLTIVDDLVSVDSLIEEQLTAEPINEYVQSCDIVAFNKI; translated from the exons ATGGCAGTTACATTGTATGACCTTGGCTCTGCATCTGGGTTGAAGAAGCTTGATGAGTACCTTCTCACCCGCAGTTACATCACTGG GTACCAAGCTTCAAAGGATGACCTTACAGTGTATGCAGCTTTATCAAAAGTTCCATCTGATGAATATGTGAATGTGTCCAGGTGGTACAAGCATATCGATGCATTGTTGAGAATCTC GGGTGTTTCTGGTGAGGGATCTGGTGTCACTGTGAAGTCTTCTCTCGTCGCGGAAGCTGTTGCCACTCCTCCACCAGCTGACTCTAAG GCTGCTGCGgctgatgatgacgatgatgatgatgtggatcTCTTTGGTGAAGAGACTGAGGAGGAGAAGAAGGCTGCCGAGGAACGTGCTGCTGCGCTAAAGGCATCTGGAAAGAAGAAAGAGT CTGGAAAATCATCTGTTTTGATGGATATCAAGCCATGGGATGATGAAACTGACATGAAAAAGCTTGAAGAAGCAGTGAGAGGTGTTCAGATGGAAGGATTGCTTTGGGGAGCAT CCAAACTTGTTCCTGTTGGGTATGGTATCAAGAAACTGCAAATTATGCTCACTATTGTGGATGATTTGGTATCTGTCGATTCTCTCATCGAGGAGCAACTTACTGCCGAGCCGATCAACGAATATGTCCAGAGTTGTGACATTGTTGCtttcaacaaaatataa
- the LOC112710042 gene encoding uncharacterized protein: MNSAMDDMNLIQHAQRHHLVVREIGEEIDLEIGPGDDDPSFGNTIIVAPMRESSVEEHGESKQMGMVSQLPNDAQDMSKNQPVKRKKKVVKRWREEWADTYKWAYVDVKEGTARIFCSVCREYGRKHRRNPYGNEGSRNMQMSALEEHNNSLLHKEALRLQMASKEKIVADKPVYVKAVMSKTAGSILEATLKRDPHEAEFIQAVQEAIQALERVIAKSSHYVNIMERLLEPERMIVFRVPWLDDRGEIHVNRGFRVQFNQSMGPCRGGIRFHPSMNLSIAKFLGFEQALKNALSPYKLGGAAGGSDFDPKGKSDNEVMRFCQSFMSEMYRYLGPDRDLPSEEIGVGTREMGYLFGQYRRLAGNFQGSFTGPRIFWSGASLRTEATGYGLVFFAQLMLSDMNKELKGLRCVVSGSGKIAMHVLEKLIAYGALPVSVSDSKGYLVDEDGFDYMKIQFLRDIKAQQRSLRDYSKTYARSKYYDEAKPWNERCDLAFACASQNEINQSDAMNLVNSGCRILVEGSNMPCTPEAIQVLRKANILVAPAMAAGAGGVVAGELELNHECSLMHWSPEDFESKLQEAMKQTYQRALKAATDFGYQKENPEALVHGSVISSFLTIAQAMTDQGCV; this comes from the exons ATGAATTCTGCAATGGATGATATGAATTTAATTCAGCATGCCCAGAGGCATCACTTGGTTGTGAGGGAGATTGGTGAAGAGATTGACTTAGAAATTGGGCCTGGGGATGACGATCCTTCGTTTGGTAACACTATAATTGTTGCCCCGATGCGGGAATCTTCTGTTGAGGAACATGGTGAGAGCAAACAGATGGGGATGGTTTCTCAGCTTCCAAATGATGCTCAAGATATGTCGAAGAATCAACCGGTGAAACGTAAGAAGAAGGTTGTTAAAAGATGGAGAGAGGAATGGGCAGACACCTACAAATGGGCATATGTTGATGTGAAAGAGGGGACGGCAAGGATTTTTTGCTCTGTCTGCAGGGAGTATGGCAGGAAGCACAGAAGAAACCCTTATGGGAATGAGGGCAGTCGAAATATGCAGATGAGTGCTTTAGAAGAACATAATAACAGCTTACTTCACAAGGAGGCTCTTCGCCTTCAAATGGCCTCGAAAGAGAAAATTGTCGCTGACAAGCCTGTTTATGTAAAAG CTGTTATGTCAAAAACAGCGGGATCCATTCTTGAAGCTACACTGAAAAGGGATCCTCATGAGGCTGAATTCATTCAGGCAGTCCAGGAGGCAATTCAAGCTCTAGAGAGAGTCATAGCGAAAAGTTCTCA TTATGTCAATATCATGGAGCGCTTGTTGGAACCTGAACGAATGATTGTTTTTCGAGTTCCATGGTTGGATGATAGGGGCGAGATACATGTTAATCGGGGATTTCGTGTACAATTTAACCAGTCAATGGGTCCATGTAGGGGTGGTATTCGTTTTCATCCATCAATGAATTTAAGtattgccaagttccttggtttTGAACAG GCATTAAAGAATGCCTTATCACCATACAAATTGGGAGGAGCAGCTGGTGGAAGTGATTTTGATCCAAAAGGAAAAAGTGATAATGAG GTTATGCGATTTTGCCAAAGTTTCATGAGTGAGATGTATCGATACTTGGGTCCTGACAGG GACCTTCCATCAGAGGAAATAGGTGTTGGTACTCGAGAAATGGGGTATCTGTTTGGACAGTATAGACGCCTAGCCGGTAATTTTCAG GGAAGTTTTACAGGGCCAAGGATATTTTGGTCTGGTGCCAGTCTTCGAACTGAAGCTACTGGCTATGGGCTg GTTTTCTTTGCCCAGCTCATGCTTTCTGACATGAATAAAGAACTCAAAGGATTAAG ATGCGTGGTGAGTGGTTCTGGAAAGATTGCAATGCATGTTTTGGAGAAGCTAATTGCTTATGGTGCTCTTCCCGTTTCCGTATCAG ATTCTAAAGGATATTTGGTTGATGAGGATGGATTTGACTACATGAAAATACAATTTCTGAGAGACATCAAAGCTCAACAGAGAAGTTTGAG AGACTATTCAAAGACATATGCTCGGTCCAAATATTATGATGAAGCAAAACCCTGGAATGAAAGGTGTGATCTTGCATTTGCATGTGCTTCACAGAATGAAATTAATCAATCCGATGCCATGAATTTGGTTAATTCAGGTTGTCGTATACTAGTAGAAG GTTCAAACATGCCTTGTACCCCAGAGGCAATTCAAGTTCTACGGAAAGCTAATATTCTTGTTGCTCCTGCAATGGCAGCTGGTGCTGGAGGG GTTGTGGCTGGAGAACTTGAATTGAATCATGAATGCAGTTTGATGCACTGGTCACCTGAGGACTTTGAATCTAAATTGCAG GAAGCAATGAAACAGACTTATCAGAGAGCTTTGAAAGCTGCAACTGATTTCGGTTATCAAAAAGAAAATCCTGA GGCTCTGGTACATGGATCAGTCATCTCTTCCTTTCTGACCATTGCTCAAGCAATGACTGATCAAGGCTGTGTATAG
- the LOC112710039 gene encoding large ribosomal subunit protein eL28y, which produces MLIRVSPSYYIMVYKNPNSVLQSKKEKMTTVPGQLVWEIVKKNNCFLVKEFGRGTQSVEFSREPNNLYNLNSFKYSGLANKKTVTIQPAGKDQGVLLATTKTKKQNKPSALLHKSLMKKEFSRMAKAVQNQVSKNHYRPDLTNAALARLSAVNRSIRVAKSGVKKRNRQGLKIRGRKWK; this is translated from the exons ATGTTAATTAGGGTTTCTCCATCGTACTATATAATGGTCTATAAGAACCCTAATTCTGTGTTGCAGtcgaaaaaggaaaagatgacgACTGTTCCAGGGCAATTGGTGTGGGAGATCGTGAAGAAGAACAACTGCTTCTTGGTGAAAGAGTTCGGAAGGGGCACTCAGAGTGTTGAATTCAGCAGAGAGCCTAACAATCTCTACAATCTCAACTCCTTTAAATACTCAG GTTTGGCAAACAAGAAAACTGTTACCATTCAGCCTGCTGGTAAGGATCAGGGTGTGTTGTTGGCTACAACCAAGACCAAGAAGCAGAACAAGCCTTCTGCTCTTCTTCACAAGTCTCTGATGAAGAAGGAGTTCAGTAGGATGGCTAAGGCTGTTCAAAATCAG GTGTCAAAAAACCACTACAGGCCTGATCTCACTAATGCAGCTCTTGCAAGGTTGAGTGCCGTCAATAGAAGCATCAGAGTTGCCAAGTCTGGTGTCAAGAAGAGGAACAGACAGGGCTTGAAGATCCGTGGCAGGAAGTGGAAGTGA
- the LOC112710041 gene encoding uncharacterized protein, producing the protein MTDYTQEQEMEIEALEAILMDEFKEIHSGESGLSTSNRCFQITVSAQDDDTEGSFNNPAQLALIFSHTEKYPDEPPLLNVKSLQGINTEDLKNLKEKLIQEASENLGMAMIYTLVTSAKEWLAEKFQDTEAAEAEAEEAAKDDVVVPHGEPVTLETFLAWRERFEAELALERAKLMPESALTAPKEKKLSGRQWFESGRAKGAVAVNEESEEEDEEDIDFDDDDFEVDEEDMLEHYLAEKSDSSTHSSKRAS; encoded by the exons ATGACCG ACTATACTCAAGAACAGGAGATGGAGATCGAAGCATTAGAAGCTATACTTATGGATGAATTCAAAG AAATACACTCCGGTGAAAGTGGCCTAAGTACTTCTAACCGCTGCTTCCAAATAACGGTCTCTGCCCAG GATGATGATACTGAGGGATCATTTAACAATCCAG CTCAACTGGCTTTGATCTTCTCACATACAGAAAAGTATCCTGATGAACCTCCTCTTCTGAATGTGAAAAG TTTACAAGGAATAAATACTGAAGATTTAAAGAATTTGAAAGAGAAACTTATACAAGAG GCATCTGAAAATCTGGGAATGGCTATGATCTACACTCTGGTTACCTCAGCTAAAGAGTGGTTGGCTGAGAAGTTTCAAGACACTGAAGCTGCAGAGGCTGAAGCAGAAGAGGCAGCCAAGGATGAT GTAGTGGTACCCCATGGGGAACCAGTTACCCTTGAGACATTTTTGGCATGGAGAGAAAGGTTTGAAGCTGAACTGGCGCTGGAGCGAGCCAA GTTAATGCCAGAGTCTGCACTTACAGCTCCCAAGGAAAAGAAGCTCAGTGGTAGACAGTGGTTTGAAAGTGGAAGAGCG AAAGGTGCAGTGGCTGTCAATGAGGAATCTGAAGAGGAGGATGAGGAAGATATTGATTTTGATGATGACGATTTTGAAG TTGATGAAGAGGATATGCTTGAACATTACCTGGCCGAAAAATCTGATTCATCCACACATTCTTCCAAGAGAGCTAGTTAA